A window of the Mucilaginibacter sp. cycad4 genome harbors these coding sequences:
- a CDS encoding metallophosphoesterase: MIFKALSILFWIIIELLADRYVLYGIRGAFKKWRLLRSKAFAIFYWGFSALCVAALLTAGYITIAGTGVRAACLLITFILLICKFTFILFIFADDIRRKIILKRKKTAPAAAANKEPAANTDAIPRSEFLLKAGLLAAAVPLAAIKMAMPRGSYDYHVLYQTIYLPNLPKAFDGLRIGQISDIHSGSFYNKKAVLGGVEMLLKEKTDLIFFTGDLVNDEASEMTSYQGIFTKVKAPLGVFSTLGNHDYGDYGDWNSLADKKKNHDDLIATHKNMGWNLLMNENRRLKIDGEEIGILGIENWSEYSRFPKYGRMDLAVKNTDDLPVKLLLSHDPSHWRAEVLPKYPQIDAMFAGHTHGMQFGVRTEHFQYSPIKYVYNEWAGHYQENKQQLYVNVGFGFVGLTGRVGILPEITIFTLKAGIDPSQPIS, from the coding sequence ATGATCTTTAAAGCGCTGAGTATATTATTCTGGATTATAATTGAGCTGCTGGCCGACCGGTACGTTTTATACGGCATCCGCGGCGCATTCAAAAAATGGCGACTGCTTCGATCAAAAGCATTCGCCATTTTTTATTGGGGCTTTTCGGCTTTATGTGTAGCCGCGCTTTTAACTGCCGGTTATATTACCATAGCAGGCACGGGAGTACGTGCTGCCTGTTTGCTGATAACATTTATCCTGCTCATCTGTAAATTCACTTTTATACTATTCATTTTTGCCGATGATATCAGGCGAAAAATTATTCTAAAACGGAAGAAAACTGCTCCTGCCGCTGCCGCTAATAAAGAACCTGCTGCCAACACAGATGCCATTCCCCGTTCCGAGTTTCTTCTAAAAGCAGGTTTACTTGCCGCAGCTGTTCCATTGGCTGCTATTAAAATGGCCATGCCCAGAGGGTCGTATGATTATCATGTACTGTATCAAACTATCTATCTGCCTAATCTGCCAAAGGCCTTTGATGGCTTAAGGATCGGGCAGATCTCGGATATTCATTCAGGCAGCTTTTATAATAAAAAAGCCGTGCTCGGCGGTGTTGAAATGCTGCTGAAAGAAAAAACCGACCTGATATTTTTTACCGGCGACCTGGTTAACGACGAGGCCTCAGAAATGACCAGCTACCAGGGTATTTTCACTAAAGTAAAAGCTCCCCTTGGTGTTTTCTCAACCCTTGGCAATCATGATTATGGCGACTACGGCGATTGGAATTCCCTGGCAGATAAAAAGAAAAACCATGATGACCTGATAGCCACCCACAAAAATATGGGTTGGAACCTGCTCATGAACGAAAACCGCCGCCTCAAAATTGATGGAGAGGAAATAGGAATCTTAGGTATCGAAAACTGGAGCGAATACAGCCGCTTCCCAAAATACGGCCGCATGGACCTCGCTGTAAAAAACACCGATGACCTGCCGGTAAAACTCCTGCTCTCGCACGATCCATCGCATTGGCGGGCCGAGGTATTACCTAAGTACCCACAAATTGATGCGATGTTTGCCGGGCATACTCATGGCATGCAGTTTGGTGTGCGTACCGAACATTTTCAATATAGCCCTATAAAATACGTTTATAACGAATGGGCTGGCCATTACCAGGAAAACAAACAACAATTATATGTAAATGTAGGCTTTGGTTTTGTTGGTTTAACCGGTAGAGTTGGAATATTGCCGGAGATTACGATATTTACACTAAAAGCCGGCATCGATCCTTCGCAACCCATTTCCTAA
- a CDS encoding VWA domain-containing protein: MRGFGFSKFKPNQIPKGGFDELLKLFLELLNYTSGDAGEALAWLNELDKQYNLTNDDYGMGDFIDELKQKGYLDEDNQNGEFKITAKTEQSIRQSALEEIFGKLKKSGKGNHRSPQSGQGDEKNAERREFEFGDSLDQIDMTQSIHNAQVNHGIGDFMMTERDLEVEEMDYKTLTSTVLMIDISHSMILYGEDRITPAKKVAMALAELIRTKYPKDTLDIVVFGNDAWPITLQDLPYLQVGPYHTNTYAGLELATDLLRRRKTHNKQIFMITDGKPTCLKEGTRYYKNSIGLDRKVVNKTLNMAAQCKRLKIPITTFMIAKDPYLQQFVRKFTETNGGKAFYSSLNGLGEYIFEDYIRNRRKTVR; the protein is encoded by the coding sequence ATGCGCGGTTTTGGATTTTCCAAATTTAAGCCCAATCAAATCCCTAAAGGCGGATTTGATGAATTACTGAAATTATTCCTCGAATTGCTCAATTATACATCGGGCGATGCAGGCGAAGCTTTAGCCTGGCTTAACGAACTCGATAAACAGTATAACCTTACCAACGATGATTATGGCATGGGCGATTTCATCGACGAGCTGAAGCAAAAAGGCTATCTTGATGAAGACAATCAAAACGGCGAGTTCAAGATCACGGCAAAAACAGAGCAAAGCATCAGGCAGTCGGCGCTGGAAGAGATCTTCGGCAAGCTAAAAAAATCGGGCAAAGGCAATCACCGCTCACCCCAATCAGGCCAGGGCGATGAAAAAAATGCCGAGCGCCGCGAGTTTGAATTTGGCGACAGCCTGGATCAGATAGACATGACACAATCTATCCACAACGCCCAGGTTAATCACGGTATTGGCGATTTTATGATGACCGAACGCGATCTTGAAGTAGAGGAAATGGACTACAAAACCCTTACTTCAACCGTGCTCATGATCGATATTTCGCACTCCATGATTCTTTACGGCGAAGACAGGATCACCCCAGCCAAAAAAGTAGCCATGGCCCTTGCCGAGCTTATCCGCACCAAATACCCTAAGGATACGCTGGATATTGTTGTTTTTGGCAACGATGCATGGCCTATAACCCTGCAGGATTTACCTTACTTACAGGTTGGCCCTTACCATACCAATACCTATGCGGGTTTGGAACTGGCTACCGATCTGCTCCGTCGCCGTAAAACGCACAACAAGCAAATTTTTATGATCACCGATGGTAAGCCTACCTGCTTAAAGGAAGGCACCAGGTATTATAAAAACAGCATTGGTTTGGACAGGAAAGTGGTTAACAAAACCCTTAACATGGCTGCCCAATGTAAACGGTTAAAAATACCTATCACCACATTCATGATAGCTAAAGACCCATACTTGCAACAGTTTGTGCGTAAATTCACAGAAACAAATGGTGGCAAAGCATTTTACAGTTCCCTTAACGGTCTTGGTGAGTACATTTTTGAGGATTATATCAGGAATAGAAGGAAGACAGTCAGATAA
- a CDS encoding carbohydrate kinase, whose protein sequence is MGNQVLSFGEVLWDAFGDGKKAGGAPMNVARHLVQQGVKTAFASSVGMDNSGDALIGFLKSNDLYSDLIQQDDEFPTCEVTVQLDENNTATYIIPQPVSWDNIEPSAALTKAAQAARAIVFGSLACRTATTRETLLNLLDETPALKVFDVNLRPPHYTLSTIETLVARADVVKMNEEEANLLIGGSSASLRDQIGEFRSKYHSQTICVTRGEHGALVWHDHEFYDSPGCPVKVADTVGAGDAFLATFVAGLLSGKPMQQVVDRACSVGSYVASQRGANPVYPPELLNSLAYI, encoded by the coding sequence ATGGGAAATCAGGTATTGAGCTTCGGCGAAGTTTTATGGGATGCTTTTGGCGACGGAAAAAAGGCCGGCGGTGCCCCCATGAACGTAGCCCGGCATCTGGTGCAGCAAGGTGTAAAAACAGCGTTTGCGAGTTCGGTGGGTATGGATAATTCGGGCGATGCACTAATAGGCTTTTTAAAAAGCAATGACCTGTATTCGGACCTGATACAGCAGGATGATGAATTTCCAACCTGTGAAGTTACCGTGCAGCTTGATGAAAATAACACCGCCACTTATATCATTCCCCAACCTGTTTCATGGGACAATATTGAACCATCGGCCGCGCTTACGAAAGCGGCTCAGGCAGCCAGGGCCATTGTATTTGGCAGTTTAGCCTGCCGTACCGCTACTACCCGCGAAACATTGTTAAACCTGCTTGATGAAACCCCGGCGTTAAAAGTATTTGATGTTAACCTTCGCCCGCCGCATTATACATTATCAACTATTGAAACATTGGTTGCCCGGGCCGATGTAGTGAAAATGAACGAAGAAGAAGCCAACCTGCTCATAGGTGGCAGCAGTGCTTCCCTACGCGATCAAATCGGCGAGTTCCGTTCCAAATATCATAGTCAAACCATTTGTGTAACCCGCGGCGAACATGGCGCGCTGGTATGGCACGATCATGAATTTTATGACAGTCCCGGCTGCCCCGTAAAAGTAGCCGATACCGTAGGTGCAGGCGATGCATTCCTGGCAACTTTTGTAGCCGGCTTACTTTCGGGCAAACCTATGCAGCAAGTGGTTGACAGGGCCTGTTCTGTTGGCTCATACGTAGCCAGCCAGCGTGGTGCCAACCCGGTATATCCTCCTGAACTGCTGAATAGTTTGGCGTATATTTAG
- a CDS encoding IS3 family transposase produces MKDMYTRISLVRLCRLLGITRQAYYQHFWQQEASGIEDTLILQEVVSIRQDHRAMGGRKLYEKLHPFLLDHGIKMGRDALFDLLSANGLLVKKRRRRHVTTWSGHRFNRWPNIIRSLEVVRPNQLWVSDITYWKVKEEHLYISLITDAYSHKVVGYHLADTLETIETIQALKMALKDLPEQLPEALIHHSDRGVQYCTESYVKLLQDRYIKISMTENGDPLENAVAERMNGILKEEYLKHHRPENKQQAKQLLDRAIELYNKHRPHFSIGLLTPQHVHDKSLLPQKLWKNYYRKNTNIVNVSQDITTLVNT; encoded by the coding sequence ATGAAAGACATGTATACAAGGATCAGCCTTGTACGATTATGTCGGTTACTTGGTATTACCCGTCAGGCCTATTATCAGCACTTTTGGCAACAAGAAGCATCTGGAATAGAGGATACACTTATATTGCAGGAGGTTGTCAGCATTCGCCAAGACCACCGGGCAATGGGTGGCAGGAAGCTTTATGAAAAGCTGCACCCTTTTTTGCTTGATCATGGCATTAAAATGGGACGGGATGCACTGTTCGACCTGTTGTCAGCTAATGGACTGTTAGTAAAGAAACGCCGCAGGCGGCATGTGACGACCTGGTCGGGTCACCGGTTCAACAGATGGCCGAATATCATACGCAGCCTGGAGGTCGTCAGGCCTAACCAACTGTGGGTAAGCGATATCACCTACTGGAAAGTAAAAGAAGAACATTTGTACATCAGTTTGATAACGGACGCTTATTCGCACAAAGTAGTTGGCTATCATTTGGCTGATACCTTAGAAACGATCGAAACGATACAGGCCTTGAAAATGGCTTTAAAAGACCTGCCTGAACAATTGCCGGAGGCACTTATACATCACTCGGACCGGGGAGTGCAATATTGCACAGAAAGCTATGTAAAGCTATTACAGGACAGATACATCAAGATCAGTATGACCGAGAACGGTGACCCATTAGAGAATGCCGTTGCTGAACGAATGAACGGCATTCTTAAAGAAGAATATCTTAAGCATCACCGGCCTGAGAATAAGCAACAAGCAAAACAATTACTGGATAGAGCTATCGAGTTGTATAACAAACACCGGCCACACTTCAGTATCGGTCTGCTAACGCCCCAACATGTGCATGATAAAAGCTTGCTACCTCAAAAATTGTGGAAGAACTATTATCGCAAAAACACTAACATTGTAAACGTATCACAGGACATCACTACACTTGTAAATACATAA
- a CDS encoding sigma 54-interacting transcriptional regulator gives MSKLLDIKTLGQLKQTGYKSRSVKDELRANLIEQLKKREGGFEGIIGFEDTVIPDLQTAILSRHNILLLGLRGQAKTRIARLLVNLLDEYIPYIEGSELFDDPYNPISWYGHSIITQKGDDTPIGWIHRSERYTEKLATPDVTVADLIGDVDPIKAATLKLTYSDERVIHFGLIPRAHRGIFVINELPDLQARIQVSLFNILQEKDIQIRGFKLRLPLDIQFVFTANPEDYTNRGSIVTPLKDRIESQILTHYPRSVEISRKITQQEASLTDDQRIAIEADGLVKNLVEQIAFEARNSEYIDKKSGVSARLTISAYENLISNAERRMIINHEKTTFVRITDFLGVIPAITGKIELVYEGELEGPGKVANILIGKAIKSLLLSFFPDPEKAKKAKAPNPYAAIINWFGDGNNVALVDDMPMQEYKKALEEVVGLKDLVKKIHPRLGESQQLLLMEFVLHGLSEFSQLNKGFLDNGFAFSDMFNSLFNLQPDDDDLDIDDDRY, from the coding sequence ATGAGCAAATTATTAGATATAAAAACCCTCGGCCAGTTAAAGCAAACAGGCTACAAGAGCCGTTCGGTTAAAGACGAATTACGTGCCAACCTTATTGAACAGCTTAAAAAGCGCGAAGGCGGCTTTGAGGGCATCATCGGATTTGAAGATACTGTTATCCCTGATCTGCAAACTGCTATCCTGTCCCGTCACAATATTTTACTGTTAGGCTTACGCGGCCAGGCAAAAACCCGTATTGCCCGTTTGCTGGTTAACCTGCTTGATGAGTATATTCCTTATATTGAGGGATCTGAATTGTTTGACGATCCTTATAACCCTATCTCGTGGTACGGTCATAGCATCATCACCCAAAAAGGTGACGATACCCCTATCGGCTGGATCCACCGCTCTGAGCGTTATACCGAAAAGCTGGCTACACCTGATGTTACCGTAGCCGATTTAATTGGTGACGTTGACCCTATCAAGGCTGCTACTTTAAAATTAACCTATTCGGACGAGCGTGTGATCCACTTCGGTTTGATCCCTCGTGCACACCGCGGCATTTTCGTGATCAATGAGCTGCCCGATCTACAGGCGCGCATCCAGGTATCGCTGTTCAATATCCTTCAGGAAAAAGATATCCAGATCCGCGGTTTTAAACTGCGCTTACCATTGGATATCCAGTTTGTGTTTACCGCTAACCCTGAAGATTATACCAACCGTGGTTCGATAGTAACACCGCTTAAAGACCGCATTGAGAGCCAGATTTTAACGCATTACCCGCGTTCGGTTGAGATTTCACGCAAGATCACCCAACAGGAAGCATCCCTTACAGATGATCAGCGTATCGCTATTGAGGCAGATGGTTTGGTGAAAAACCTGGTTGAACAGATTGCTTTTGAAGCGCGTAACTCCGAATACATCGACAAAAAATCGGGCGTCTCGGCACGTTTAACTATTTCGGCCTATGAAAACCTGATCAGTAATGCGGAGCGCAGGATGATCATCAACCACGAAAAAACCACGTTTGTGCGCATTACCGACTTTTTGGGTGTAATCCCTGCCATTACCGGTAAAATTGAGTTGGTTTATGAGGGTGAGCTGGAAGGGCCGGGTAAAGTGGCCAACATACTGATAGGTAAAGCCATCAAAAGCTTACTGCTATCATTTTTCCCTGACCCCGAAAAGGCTAAGAAAGCCAAAGCCCCTAACCCATATGCAGCTATCATTAACTGGTTTGGCGATGGCAACAATGTAGCTTTGGTTGATGATATGCCTATGCAGGAATACAAAAAAGCCCTGGAAGAGGTTGTTGGGCTGAAAGACCTGGTAAAAAAGATCCACCCGCGTTTGGGCGAAAGCCAGCAATTGCTGCTGATGGAATTTGTACTTCACGGCCTGTCGGAGTTTTCACAATTGAACAAAGGTTTCCTGGATAATGGTTTCGCGTTTTCGGATATGTTTAACAGTTTATTTAACTTGCAGCCCGATGACGATGACCTTGATATTGACGACGACCGATACTAA
- a CDS encoding adenylyltransferase/cytidyltransferase family protein yields the protein MKRGLVIGKFLPLHIGHMALIDYALAHCDELEVVIGASDDEPIPGEVRLEWLKQTYAGNNKVKPILLSYDEAMLTGHAESIENMSRLWASYLKKSLPPIDVIFASESYGAYMGRFLDCESVIYEEPCKIVPVPAAKIREEPASYWHLLPDAVQDYYKNQAE from the coding sequence ATGAAGAGAGGTTTGGTAATAGGGAAGTTTTTGCCGCTGCACATAGGGCATATGGCTTTAATTGATTATGCCCTTGCACATTGTGATGAATTGGAAGTTGTTATTGGAGCCAGTGATGATGAGCCGATTCCGGGCGAGGTGAGGCTGGAATGGCTTAAGCAAACATATGCAGGCAACAATAAGGTTAAGCCGATATTATTAAGTTATGACGAGGCCATGCTAACAGGCCACGCCGAATCGATAGAAAACATGTCGCGCCTTTGGGCCAGCTATCTTAAAAAGAGCCTGCCACCCATTGATGTAATATTTGCATCCGAATCATATGGCGCATATATGGGCCGGTTTTTAGATTGCGAAAGCGTTATTTACGAAGAGCCCTGTAAAATTGTACCCGTACCGGCGGCAAAGATCAGGGAGGAGCCGGCTTCATACTGGCATCTTTTGCCTGATGCGGTTCAGGATTACTATAAAAACCAGGCTGAATAA
- a CDS encoding class I SAM-dependent methyltransferase — MAANYNNSAWFYDRLSRIVYGKALITAQVYLLGFIRPESKILIVGGGTGWILEELAKIHPAGLNVTYVEISTNMISLSQKRQTGQNEVAFINDAVENVKLPPDFDVVITPFLFDNFVDETVDNVFDHLHHLLKPGRLWLNADFQLTGHWWQNVLLKSMFVFFRLLCGIEASRLPAIEKHFDAAGYSVIEDKTFFGDFIVARVYEKA; from the coding sequence ATGGCTGCCAATTATAATAACTCGGCATGGTTTTATGACCGGCTTTCAAGAATAGTTTATGGCAAAGCGTTGATAACCGCGCAAGTTTATTTATTAGGCTTTATTCGGCCGGAAAGTAAAATACTCATAGTTGGCGGCGGCACCGGTTGGATCCTGGAAGAGCTTGCCAAAATACACCCGGCAGGTTTAAACGTCACTTATGTTGAAATTTCGACCAATATGATTAGCCTCTCGCAAAAAAGGCAAACCGGCCAAAATGAAGTTGCGTTTATAAACGACGCTGTTGAAAACGTAAAGCTGCCACCTGACTTCGATGTCGTAATCACCCCTTTTTTGTTCGATAATTTTGTGGATGAAACCGTGGATAATGTTTTCGATCATTTGCATCACCTGCTTAAACCCGGCCGCCTCTGGCTCAATGCCGATTTTCAGCTTACCGGCCATTGGTGGCAAAATGTGTTGCTCAAAAGCATGTTTGTTTTTTTCAGGTTGCTTTGCGGGATAGAAGCCAGCAGGTTGCCCGCCATTGAAAAGCATTTTGATGCCGCAGGATACAGTGTAATTGAAGATAAAACCTTCTTTGGAGATTTTATTGTGGCGAGGGTGTATGAGAAAGCTTGA
- a CDS encoding nuclear transport factor 2 family protein produces MKRMLLSFMFMLAAACCFAQSRQAILKVMHTQEETWNRGDIEGFMQTYWKSDSLVFVGKTAPVYGWQTTLDHYKQTYPDKAAMGQLSFNIIQLKVLDATNAFVLGGWKLTREKDTPGGYFTLWFRKIKGEWKIVCDHTS; encoded by the coding sequence ATGAAAAGAATGTTGCTGAGTTTTATGTTTATGCTTGCCGCCGCGTGTTGCTTTGCGCAGAGCAGGCAAGCCATTCTGAAAGTAATGCACACACAGGAAGAGACCTGGAACCGGGGCGATATAGAAGGGTTTATGCAAACCTACTGGAAATCAGACTCGCTGGTTTTTGTAGGTAAAACCGCGCCTGTTTACGGCTGGCAAACAACCCTTGATCATTACAAGCAAACTTATCCGGATAAGGCCGCCATGGGGCAGCTTAGTTTCAATATTATACAGCTAAAGGTATTGGATGCAACCAATGCCTTTGTTTTGGGTGGATGGAAACTAACCCGAGAAAAAGATACGCCTGGTGGCTATTTTACGTTGTGGTTCAGGAAAATCAAAGGCGAATGGAAAATAGTTTGTGATCATACGTCGTGA